In Choloepus didactylus isolate mChoDid1 chromosome X, mChoDid1.pri, whole genome shotgun sequence, a genomic segment contains:
- the ZBTB33 gene encoding LOW QUALITY PROTEIN: transcriptional regulator Kaiso (The sequence of the model RefSeq protein was modified relative to this genomic sequence to represent the inferred CDS: inserted 6 bases in 4 codons; substituted 1 base at 1 genomic stop codon), producing MESRKLISAADTQYSGSLLNSLNEQCGHGLFCDVTVIVEDRKFRAHRNILSASSTYFHQLFAVARQVVELSFIRAEIFAEILNYIYSSKIVHVRSDLLDELIKSGQLGVKFIAELGVPLSQVKNISGTAQDGNAETLPPGSSDKNLEIQKSKDEAQDNGATVLPIITESFSLSAEDYETKKIIVTDSDDDDDDDDVIFCSEILPAKQTLPSSNTVAQVQPNPGSVTISDVAPCASNNSPPLTDITPTQKLPTSVNQATLSQTQGSEKLLVSSAPTHLTPNIILLNQTPLTTPPNVSSSLPNHVXPLISLLVQNQQPPNSTILKGDEANEEEEEEIIDDDDDTISSSPDSAVSNTSLVPQADIPPNTTFDGSLIQKMQIPTLLQEPLSNSLKISDIITRNTNDPGFGSKHLMEGQKIITLDTATEIEGLSTGCKVYANIGEDTYDIVIPVKDAPDEGXARLENEVPKTSGSDTANKRMKVKHDDHYELIVDGRVYYICIVCKRSYVCLTSLWRHFNIHSWEKKXPCRYCEKVFPLAEYCTKHEIHHTGXRRYQCLACGKSFINYQFMSSHIKSVHSQDPSGDSKLYRLHPCKSLQIRQYAYLSDRSSTMPVMKDDGIGYKVDAGKEPSVGTTSSQNNPVTWEDIFIQQENDSXFKQNVTDGSTEFEFIIAESY from the exons ATGGAGAGTAGAAAACTGATTTCTGCTGCAGACACTCAATACTCTGGCAGTCTGCTGAACTCCTTGAATGAGCAATGTGGCCATGGACTCTTCTGTGATGTTACTGTTATTGTGGAAGACCGAAAATTCCGGGCCCACAGGAATATTCTTTCAGCTTCTAGTACATACTTCCATCAGCTCTTTGCAGTTGCCAGGCAAGTTGTTGAACTGAGCTTTATACGAGCAGAAATCTTTGCAGAAATTCTCAATTATATCTATAGTTCTAAAATTGTCCATGTTAGATCAGATTTACTTGATGAGTTAATTAAATCAGGGCAGTTAGGAGTTAAATTTATAGCAGAGCTTGGTGTCCCATTGTCACAAGTTAAAAACATCTCAGGTACAGCTCAGGATGGTAATGCAGAAACTTTACCTCCTGGTTCTAGTGACAAGAACCTTGAAATACAGAAGTCAAAAGATGAAGCCCAAGATAATGGGGCCACTGTACTGCCTATTATAACAGAATCTTTTTCCTTATCTGCTGAAGATTATGAAACTAAAAAGATTATTGTAACCGAttcagatgatgatgatgatgatgatgacgtcATTTTCTGCTCTGAGATCCTGCCTGCAAAACAGACTTTGCCGAGTAGCAATACAGTGGCACAGGTCCAGCCTAACCCAGGCTCTGTTACTATTTCAGATGTTGCACCTTGTGCTAGCAATAACTCTCCCCCTTTAACAGATATCACACCAACTCAGAAACTTCCTACTTCTGTGAATCAGGCTACTCTGAGCCAAACACAAGGAAGTGAAAAATTGCTGGTATCTTCAGCCCCAACACATTTGACTCCCAACATTATTTTGTTAAATCAGACACCACTTACTACACCACCAAATGTCAGTTCTTCACTTCCAAATCACGT TCCTTTGATCAGTTTACTTGTGCAGAATCAGCAGCCACCAAACAGTACTATTTTAAAAGGAGATGAGGCCAacgaggaggaggaagaggaaattatagatgatgatgatgacactATTAGCTCCAGTCCAGACTCAGCAGTCAGTAACACATCTTTGGTTCCACAGGCTGATATCCCCCCAAATACTACTTTTGATGGATCATTGATACAGAAGATGCAGATTCCCACACTTTTGCAAGAACCACTTTccaattctttgaaaatttcagATATCATTACCAGAAACACTAATGATCCAGGCTTCGGATCAAAACATCTAATGGAGGGTCAGAAGATTATTACTTTAGATACAGCTACCGAAATAGAAGGCTTGTCAACTGGTTGCAAGGTTTATGCAAATATTGGTGAAGATACTTATGACATAGTTATCCCTGTCAAAGATGCCCCTGATGAAG AAGCCAGACTTGAGAATGAGGTACCCAAAACATCTGGCAGTGACACAGCAAACAAACGTATGAAGGTGAAACATGATGATCATTATGAGTTAATAGTAGATGGAAGGGTCTATTATATCTGCATTGTATGCAAAAGATCTTATGTCTGTCTGACAAGCTTGTGGAGACATTTTAACATTCATTCCTGGGAGAAGAAATAACCATGCCGTTACTGTGAGAAGGTGTTTCCTCTTGCAGAGTATTGCACAAAGCATGAAATTCATCACACGGG GCGAAGATATCAGTGTTTGGCTTGTGGCAAATCTTTCATCAACTATCAGTTTATGTCTTCACACATAAAGTCGGTTCATAGTCAAGATCCTTCTGGAGACTCAAAGCTTTATCGTTTACATCCATGCAAGTCTTTACAGATCAGACAATATGCCTACCTTTCTGATAGGTCAAGCACTATGCCTGTAATGAAGGATGATGGTATTGGGTATAAGGTTGATGCTGGCAAAGAACCTTCAGTAGGGACCACATCTTCTCAGAACAATCCAGTGACCTGGGAAGATATTTTTATTCAGCAGGAAAATGATT GTTTTAAACAGAATGTAACAGATGGCAGTACTGAGTTTGAATTTATAATAGCAGAATCTTATTGA
- the LOC119522374 gene encoding developmental pluripotency-associated protein 2-like, with the protein MHITLPLEKKNVFEEELEEEHVIITLVPIKEESQVGHQMEPSTSTAQVKPKKSRKKDKVHLPQMNEQFKACSKRKVPMLPLPTILPPINKVHRDTLRKWCQHFNLSTDGPKIDVYLRLQQHAYPEQKQDIPDTPEEAKLQLHSKKCKVMPKTAKDQKSCKRREREEMTNRVEVITSAQEAILASWTRIAARAAQPKTVNSCPIPTSVETFLLQASGVRWCVVHGRVLPADTQGWVRLQFHAGQAWVPDTPKRMISLFLLPACTFPSADVEDNMLCPECVKRNKKLMKRLILMGKEK; encoded by the coding sequence aaaaaaagaatgtcttTGAAGAGGAATTAGAGGAAGAACATGTGATAATCACATTAGTTCCAATAAAAGAGGAATCTCAAGTGGGTCATCAGATGGAACCAAGTACTTCAACTGCACAAGTTAAACCAAAGAAGTCTAGGAAAAAGGATAAAGTTCATCTTCCTCAAATGAATGAGCAATTCAAAGCTTGCTCAAAACGTAAAGTACCAATGCTTCCCTTGCCGACCATTTTGCCTCCTATTAATAAGGTACACCGGGACACTTTGCGGAAGTGGTGCCAACATTTTAATTTGAGTACCGACGGCCCAAAAATAGACGTTTATCTGAGGCTCCAGCAACATGCTTACCCTGAGCAAAAACAGGATATTCCTGACACACCAGAGGAGGCTAAGTTGCAGTTACATTCGAAGAAATGCAAGGTGATGCCCAAGACAGCAAAGGATCAAAAAAGttgtaagagaagggagagagaagaaatgactAATAGAGTTGAAGTGATAACTTCAGCTCAGGAAGCCATATTGGCATCATGGACAAGAATTGCTGCAAGAGCAGCTCAGCCTAAGACCGTGAATTCATGTCCCATTCCCACTTCTGTCGAAACCTTTTTGCTTCAAGCCTCTGGTGTCAGATGGTGTGTGGTCCATGGCCGAGTTCTCCCTGCAGACACCCAGGGCTGGGTTCGCCTGCAGTTCCATGCAGGGCAGGCCTGGGTACCTGACACTCCTAAGAGGatgatctctctctttctgttacCAGCCTGCACTTTCCCATCTGCAGACGTAGAAGATAATATGTTGTGCCCTGAATGTGTGAAGAGGAATAAGAAGTTAATGAAAAGATTAATTCTAATGGGGAAGGAGAAGTGA